Proteins encoded by one window of Gouania willdenowi chromosome 4, fGouWil2.1, whole genome shotgun sequence:
- the LOC114462168 gene encoding uncharacterized protein LOC114462168 isoform X1: MSDCTTGDEEREFHRTVATIGGKERIYLVSDAFTSNKQEDGDDDGILKEFISDVFAESIPGLCSSLTEVSPGQAVEGKSLNFQTGNDKSNDTEMNDCPGGEVKAAQRIVAARDNIYSLKRAIDSHVIVFIFKQAFTSQASNRVCLKEILKDVRARTKRTRIARPALIGLIGAARESAETRRCVRLLEDLMRSVFHKHSPETIWVGCFIPKTRATVLSIMKHACKVIHSSQAAADDSEDGGDSLMWPFQCFRSQRSQTRGQANNSSNRRGDSGNAEEGIPLKTTATSAEPQVNGEQSEGET; encoded by the exons ATGTCTGACTGTACAACGGGGGACGAGGAGAGGGAGTTTCACAGGACTGTCGCTACTATCGGAGGCAAGGAGAGGATTTATCTGGTTAGCGATGCCTTTACAAGCAATAAGCAAGAGGACGGAGATGACGATGGGATACTGAAGGAGTTTATAAGTGACGTGTTTGCGGAAAGTATCCCCGGGCTCTGTAGTTCACTGACTGAGGTCAGTCCGGGACAGGCAGTGGAAGGAAAGAGTTTAAACTTCCAAACGGGGAACGATAAAAGCAATGACACGGAGATGAATGACTGTCCTGGTGGAGAGGTGAAAGCAGCGCAGAGGATAGTGGCCGCCAGAGACAACATTTACAGCCTGAAGCGAGCCATCGACTCACATGTCATCGTCTTCATCTTCAAACAGGCTTTTACCAGCCAAGCATCAAACAGGGTGTGTCTGAAGGAGATTCTTAAAGACGTCAGGGCGCGCACTAAGCGTACACGTATCGCGCGTCCTGCTTTGATCGGATTGATAGGCGCCGCGCGAGAAAGTGCGGAGACGCGGCGGTGCGTGCGGCTGCTGGAGGACCTGATGCGCTCCGTGTTccacaaacactcaccagagacCATATGGGTGGGCTGCTTCATCCCCAAGACCCGGGCCACAGTGCTGAGCATCATGAAACACGCCTGTAAAGTGATTCACTCATCACAAGCAGCAGCAG ATGACAGCGAGGACGGAGGAGACTCACTTATGTGGCCGTTCCAATGTTTTCGGTCTCAAAGAAGCCAAACCCGAGGCCAAGCCAACAACTCTTCAAACCGCAGAG gtGACTCTGGAAATGCGGAAGAAGGCATTcctttgaaaaccactgcaacATCTGCTGAACCCCAGGTGAACGGAGAGCAAAGTGAAGGAGAAACATAA
- the LOC114462168 gene encoding uncharacterized protein LOC114462168 isoform X2, with protein MSDCTTGDEEREFHRTVATIGGKERIYLVSDAFTSNKQEDGDDDGILKEFISDVFAESIPGLCSSLTEVSPGQAVEGKSLNFQTGNDKSNDTEMNDCPGGEVKAAQRIVAARDNIYSLKRAIDSHVIVFIFKQAFTSQASNRVCLKEILKDVRARTKRTRIARPALIGLIGAARESAETRRCVRLLEDLMRSVFHKHSPETIWVGCFIPKTRATVLSIMKHACKVIHSSQAAAGAAYGAHNPTFDMTARTEETHLCGRSNVFGLKEAKPEAKPTTLQTAEVTLEMRKKAFL; from the exons ATGTCTGACTGTACAACGGGGGACGAGGAGAGGGAGTTTCACAGGACTGTCGCTACTATCGGAGGCAAGGAGAGGATTTATCTGGTTAGCGATGCCTTTACAAGCAATAAGCAAGAGGACGGAGATGACGATGGGATACTGAAGGAGTTTATAAGTGACGTGTTTGCGGAAAGTATCCCCGGGCTCTGTAGTTCACTGACTGAGGTCAGTCCGGGACAGGCAGTGGAAGGAAAGAGTTTAAACTTCCAAACGGGGAACGATAAAAGCAATGACACGGAGATGAATGACTGTCCTGGTGGAGAGGTGAAAGCAGCGCAGAGGATAGTGGCCGCCAGAGACAACATTTACAGCCTGAAGCGAGCCATCGACTCACATGTCATCGTCTTCATCTTCAAACAGGCTTTTACCAGCCAAGCATCAAACAGGGTGTGTCTGAAGGAGATTCTTAAAGACGTCAGGGCGCGCACTAAGCGTACACGTATCGCGCGTCCTGCTTTGATCGGATTGATAGGCGCCGCGCGAGAAAGTGCGGAGACGCGGCGGTGCGTGCGGCTGCTGGAGGACCTGATGCGCTCCGTGTTccacaaacactcaccagagacCATATGGGTGGGCTGCTTCATCCCCAAGACCCGGGCCACAGTGCTGAGCATCATGAAACACGCCTGTAAAGTGATTCACTCATCACAAGCAGCAGCAGGTGCAGCATACGGGGCACATAATCCTACCTTCGAT ATGACAGCGAGGACGGAGGAGACTCACTTATGTGGCCGTTCCAATGTTTTCGGTCTCAAAGAAGCCAAACCCGAGGCCAAGCCAACAACTCTTCAAACCGCAGAG gtGACTCTGGAAATGCGGAAGAAGGCATTcctttga